CACTCGCCTCAATAACTTTGAAACAAGTTGACTAATATGGGGGCAACGATGAAGACATTGGAAACGCAAGTGGAAAAATTGACCAATACTATGAAGAATCAAATGTCAATATCTTTTCCTAGTGGCAGAGAGAATAAATCAAAAGTGTGTAATGTCATTGCCTTGAGGAGTGGAAAAGAACTAGAAGTTTCTAGTGTTGAAAAGGAAAATGTTGAGGAGATCTCTAAGAAGAACGAGAATGAAGAAGGCAAGGCAAAAAAGGATACTTTAAAGAAAGAGCCATCGATGGTTAGGCCTGGTTCCATTACTTTTATGGATAATCCACCTAAGATTACTACTCTATTACAGTTACCTCAATGATTCCATAAGAAGGCGATTGATGAGCAATTCAAGATGTTCCTAAATATTTTCaagaaaatccatataaaaatttCTTTTGTTGATGCTCTTGTGAACTATGCTAAGTTTATGAAGGATGTGATATCTAAGAAGCGTAAGTTAGAGGATTATGAGGCAGTGAAGCTAACAGAAGTGTGTAGTGCCATTATCAAGAGACAACTACCGGAAAAGTTGAAAGAACTTGGAAGCTTTACTATTCCATGTGTGATTGGTGAGATACATATTGAGAAGCCCATgtgtgatttgggtgctagtatCAACCTAATGCCTCTCTCTATCTTTTAGAACATCAATATTGTAGAGGTCACACCAATTACTATTTCCTTACAATTGGTGAGTCGCTCTTTAACGTATCCTAGAGGTATCATTAAGGATGTTTTAGTGAAGATTGATAGATTcatttgttggtttttgatcacgTGATTGACAGTGTAGTGGAAGCATGGGATGGCATTTCAATACAATAAtgacaattattaaagcataaaaaCAAATCACTCTAGGAATCATAACTATAATGGGATCTTTCTCATGCAACATGAatttgaataaaaagaaaaatacaaatacaTTTTGTAGATATAGAATACGTGTAGATCAAATAgtgtcttagcctcctaacccaccatcttccatactatgactCACACAAAGAGAGTGAGacaggtggatgtctatgctatttggtaggatacacaagaacacacttgtgaatctcaacacatgagagagtgttcttctcacaatacaAAGAAAACAAAATTATCTACTTTTCTCTCTTGGCAAAAAATAACGTGAAATGCATCTGatgtcttattttttttcttgatgttatattctattaatataacaatgGAAAGAAGACCTAACCCTAATCTCATTGGGCCTATGTGTGGGCCACATTCCATTTGGAATGTGGTTGGCGCCAAATACAGGGCTTTGGGtcctgtggtattttatctctataaaatgctatttgttgggcctttatcatattattttatatagtatgcaattataccacaaaattaaatatgattaaattaattgttaattttaaaaaaaaatcatttaataaaattaacaatataattttatttgccaataaatattatttcataaataatattttaaatattatttcacaaataatattgatttgtgagattaaaaataatactttgttattttttattatttcctgttaataccaaaatcctacctctgtgttatcgagctagtacgatgacagtatggacccgtagttctaagctccaataatttaattaatttcactaacacttggttccattaattaatttattagctATGAATTATTCTattagaaattcatagttgaactctcaaaactacaatattatattattagaagctgtGGATGTtcaatattccacgcccataaaagaTCCAAGACGCGCGCTAcggtcccataaaggcctaaatgAGTGTCTGAGCCGCGAGACGCTCGGGCCATCGTCCTCTGGCAACCGCCTCGCTCGGCCACACCCAGGCGCGAGGCCTCCCCTCGCTCGGCCACGTCTAGGCATGAGGCCCTGCCTCACTAGGCCATGCCCAGGCGAAAGGCATCGCCCCGCCTCGCTCGACCacacccaggcgcgaggccccgcctcgctcagCCACGCCTAGGCGCGAGGCCCTGCCTCACTCCGCCATGCCCAGGCGAAAGGCACTGCCCTGCCTCGCTCGTCCACACCCAAGCGCGAGGCCCCGCCTAGCTCGGCCACGCCTAGGCGCGAGGCCCTGCCTCACTCGGCCATGCCCAGGCACAAGGCACCGCCCCGCCTCGCTCGGCCGCACCCAAGCgtgaggccccgcctcgctcggcCACATCTAGGCGCGAGGCCCTGCCTCACTCGACCATGCCCAAGCGAAAGGCACCGTCCCGCCTCGCTCGGCCACACCCAGGCGAGGCCATGCTGCCTCGGCCGTGCGAGGCCCTCGTCATAGCCCAGCCACGAGGTCGTGCCGCCCTCTCGACATCTCGTGAAGGCCTCTCCCAAAGAGCTACGCGTGTGAGACAACCTCTGTagtgtccaagaactttacttagctaagttagatagtagtataatagtaataatagtattatctttatgactgtggatttttggttcagaccgggatttatttggacactcataatagtacttgtagattttctaagtttaacctatagtttaggaatattaattttaacctaaggtttgattaatatgactgatattgaggataatatttattatactataaggtttagataagaactaattagataatagcacatgttatgtatgggtttattaatgattaagtattttgaggattaaatttattaaggttaaaatttgaataccctaaggtcagtcagcagcttttaaaacgttagagggcttagtcaaggctttttactcaattcaaattaagctaaaaatgtgtaatttcgtgtttaaataatctgtgtatgccgatatatcgcagctatagggagcgatatatcgcagcacgaagatacgaaaaacacaaaacgttgcacgattgcctcgggcatactggcccaggcgatatatcgcccctctcaacatattttgaaagttttcaaaaatgttctccattcaaaccttcaacctcttgataagtccaacatccttttgaacgagtcttcagcctctgctgaatgataattcaaattattttcacttaaaaatccattatttttattcaatttaaatgaagattttttcattcctaaactctataaataggacctagtacccagccatttattcatctattactctaagttcagaggctacaagttgctaggtgagtgtgagagtgtaaacacttgggttgggaattataagcttgatcactataagcttatcaaacacttggggaagtgaggtttattcacatttcggttcaaggtttagattgatcatagaagtactcaaggtatcccaaaactctagtccatttctgtattatattctttaaagttctcatagtcttttactcattctaaccttattcctattcttggttaggaaatccaagttcttaagcacaaggtttttggtaagtatgttttgatagcatagttccttcttcactttcatcccttttcttcaaatatactcaccatattttaaatggtttttaggagtgttccaaggtcccacatcagttctcatatcccggttattttggtaaggaaaataggataggatttatgtgattataggatttttatatgttatcttatgattttatgttatgtaatatgttatgttaagtatgattgtagacttgggcatatgacctatatgactaacaagccctaaatagattatgggcatatgactttcttagctagcaagaccccactaatctaatgggcatatgacttgtttagtttatgggaccccaagtaataatggccattatagtatgtatgtgacataagtgttatggaatgtttttatgttgcattatgaatttttttttatgtatatggctatatgttagattttccttgctgggcattaggctcattccttttatgtttatatgtgcagaaaaatagctatagtggtgggaaaggttcgtggatgcttggggaatgtgtattgaggcggaatggattcaaggagtcgagagtttcggtttcgaggatgaagtctttatttatgatttatgtgtatttttccacacctatttatgtaatctctttttcattaccattatgttatgttttgtttttaaaacaatgggatcccatatcctacttgagattttatgtaagtctaacatttgtttttacgagttttaataaagttataatctttttcacttgtaagttttgttaaagattagtgtctatgtatagttttcgttaatggtccaaaagtctagagtatttgggtcattacaacgtCGCCCCAATGGATCTCGTCCCAAGGCCCCGCGTGCATGATGACAGTGGtcgaggtggcccacaagagacaaaaagagtatgaacaaggtacctcaaaaggggtacgtacatgcctgctaGGATCAGGGGACGGGCCTGACACCTgtgcccgacaagtagtggcggttggaaatagtacgaagagtggctacaccaccaccacgtctctgacacccgtacaaagcgagtggtggagtcatgaccgggtacaaaaggtgaggtgctcccatggactctgaccatgtaccagagccgacaccactacccctggaaccactctcctcttagtgtactcgtgtaccatctagtcccctagaccaccatgtacccagggccattagagcctactataaaatggactctaactccacctgtaggggggttggaaaatttactgtagcaagtgcatcttagtgaatgaaaattgatttctccattgttctGTTACAATTTGTAGAgtcaagaactttacttagctaagatagatagtagtatgatattatttataacattatctttgttactatggatttttggttcagaccgggaattatttggacactcatagtagtacttatagattttctaagtttaatgtatagtttaagaatattaagtataacctaaggtttgattaaagtgactgatattaaggatcatatttattatattataaggtttagacatcaaccaataggatttgaagcacatgttatgaatggtaattaaggattaagtattttggaggattaaatctaataaggagtaaagtttgaatgttatagggtcagtcagcagctttgagtacgttgagggcttagtcaaggctgtttactccattcaaacttagctaaaaatgtgtaatttcgtgtttaaatattcagcgagtgccgatatatcgcagctatagggggcgatatgttgcagcacgtagatacggaaaacacgaaacgatgcacggtcgcctcgggcatactggcccaggcgatatatcgcctacagggggcgatatatcgcctccttcagcatatgttcaattgtttttgaattcttttcctttcagccattcaaacttcttcataagtccagcatcttttgaacgagtcttcaacctctgctgaacgattattcaaatgattttcacctaaaaagccattatttttattcaagtaaaatcaagatcttttcatctccaaactctataaataggacctagtacccagccattattcaccatttgctctaagttcagaagctgctagtgttaagtgagtgtgagagtgtaaacacctggtttggggaaaaactataagcttaaacatcataagcttatcaaacactttgggaagtgagttctatagtatttcggtggaggttagattgatcttgcaaatctttgaggtaaacccgaaactttgtttcatttatttcatgttatttcctttctcaaaaccttctactcagtcccctaacctcattcttattttggttagggaatccaagttcttaagcatagaagttggtaagtatgtttttatggtttagttttttccatctctttcatttcatctcctttctttagactcactctttcattatggttttaggagtgttccaaaaagtcccaactcagtccattttatcccggtaactttggtaaggaaaataggctagaatctatatgtttatgtttatgctattttatgtgttatgttttcatatgttatgaatatgttattgatgtgtatgttgtaggcttgggcttatgccctatttgactaacaagaccccaaaaagattgtgggcatatgcctatttagctggtaggaccccactaatctcatgggcataagcttgtttagtctatgggaccccaagtaataatggccattataataagtgaattatgtgttatgatatgtctttatgattattatgaaatttatgtgtatgactatgtgttagatttttccttgctgggcattaggctcattcctttctgtttatgtgcaggaaataagctttagaggtggaaagattcgtgacgcttagaggatgtgtatcgatggtgaatggagtcaaggggccgagcgttattcgattcgaggatgtagtcttgtttatgtttttatggttttaaatgtatttccgcattttctatgtaactctttttagtttttaagttatttttgttttaaagacaatgggtacccatatcctacttattttatgaaagtaaactttgtttctacaagtttctgataaattatggtattttcgcaaaaatgtaagttttatgtatagtttcgttaatggtccaaaaaaagtctagagtagtgggtcattacacaattgttcttagagttgatacttacACTACAAAAAATATGAGTAAATATTATggtaaaatataacataatttttAAAACGCTATTGTTGAATAAGTAAATGAAAACACGGAGTAAACAACAAATGAAATTCAGGCGCCAAATAAAATAGTAATATGGCGCCTTTACTTCATCCCCTCCTTTTAATTCACATTCTGATTATGTAAAAtcagaaaacaaaagaaaaacaaaaagctCTCTTTCTGAAATGGAACCTCTCTGCCCTAACCGTTCTGACTCTCTCTCGATCTCTTTTCTCTCTGTTCTTCTCCCTCTATTTATTTCACATGGTCGACGGGTGAATGGAAGTGTGCAGGGGCTTCTCTCATAAACTAGCTTTGGAGAGGGACAGTGCGACGACATCATTCTTAAACGGTAACTCTCTCttgctctatctttctctctgagctactctatcgttcaatctttctttctttctctctgtttgttgcaggtgtgtaacaaggtggTGGAGGCCCACGGCTTGGGTCGTGCGACAGGGAGGCTTGActcgtgggtctacggcgtggctcgcTCATGGGTGCGATGGTGCTTGCGACGGTGGTTTATTCGACGGGTTTGACTTTAGTGAGGTTATTCTACAACATTTATGGGTTTGATAATTGTTTTGAATTTCCAAACTCATGTTATGCTTAGGCACAGTATGATGCCTCCTTTCTCACATTTTAGTTTTCATAAAGTACAATTACTAAGTACCTGTGATAGTTTATTTATAATGTCTTATTGATACATGATTTGAATTTTTACTTGTGCACCGAAGATTCTTTTTGTTGCACTTGTAAGTTATTGTTTTGATGAGCCACATTGTGCTGAGTGTTAGCTGGGATATAGGAATTGGCCAGCATGTGAAGGATGTCTGGGATATAGGAATTTTACTTTTTGTTTGAATAAGTATATATGCTTAGATGAGATtatatattaacaaaaaaatttaatgtcTATTTGCAATCATAGAAAAAATGGGTTCTTGCAGTACTATAAGAAGAGCAAGAAATGTAAAGATTCATTTATTATGTTCTTGTGCAATTTGGTCTTTCCGTGTCAGAATTTAGCTCCTGTTCAGTATACAAGAAAGCAAGGTAATTAGCATGCTCTTTGGCTTTATCCTTTTTTGGTTGTAGGTCATTTGCCTGTTGTGATTTCATGCGCTAGTGTAGCTCTAGCAGATGCAGGGATAATGATGTATGACCTTGTAACTTCAGTTTCAGTGGTAAGTATCTTGCTCAGTGTTTTTTCCTTACTTTCTTTTAAGTGTTCATAAAAGATATCATATCACCCTCTTTGGGCATTCTCAAGCCATCTGTATCTTGTTTTAGTCCAAGTTAGCCTTCTACCATCTTTTCAAAAGGGTGGCTTGCATACCTAACCTGTAAAAGAAATGAGGTTTTTATAAATGTGTTGTTATAAGAAAGTCAAATTTATGTGATTGGTGATCATTTTTCATGTTTTGCAATATTGGCTTGTCAGCAAATATTGCTCATCTTTTAACCCAATTTTGAGgaaaagttgttatttttttcttcatgcTTTAGTTTGCTGGTATTTTTGTCCATTTAGCTGAGCAAGAATACAAGAAAGAGCAAAGAGCTTTTATGTGTTAAGAGAGAAACTTTTGAGAGCACAAATGTTGTGAAAGTGTTGGTTCTTGCTGCGTGTTGAAGAACCTGTTTGAAAATTTCTTGTTCTTAATTTGTTTTTGTTCATAAcagtttgtttaattttttaagtGTTAGTTTGAGATAAGTTTTATTATTTGTTCTAAGGTGTCATTACAGGTGCTGCATTGTCCTTTTCAATGTTTGTTGTTGGTCTGCTGCTTTCATCTAATCCTGATGCCACGGGAGACCTGGTGCAGGTTCCAAGCATGTTGTTTCAAGGTTCTTTGCTTCTTGGGCTCATCAGTAGAGCCACTCTTGGTTATGCGTATGTCCCTGTTTTCTTTTTCAATCTTCATTATGCCAAATTAATagtttgtttattattcaaaagagaTCTTAATGAGAGCCTGCTAAGTCTTATTTCATCTTTTGGTGATGTTGTAATTTAAATTAAAGTCCCTGTTATTTGTCTATTATCACATTTATGATTAAACTTGTACCATTATTCTTAGGCATCATCTTTGGGTATTCTGTTTTTTATATTGGTTTTAGATTTAGAGTTTTTGTGTTTTATGTTTCTGTATATAGTTTGTTTGTTTATCCTAGTTGTGTTTACTGTTTACAACATGCTATACATGCTgctagttttgggaattttgtttCTGATAGTGGTGTGCTATGCAGCCTAGTTTTTTTTTCTGGTTTGTCTTCTCCTGTATCATTGGCTTAGTAATATAATCCATTTTGTATTCTTTGGTTTGAGACACTATAAGCATAAAAAATAAAGTATTCAGATTGAGTTTTTTTGTTCTTCAGAATGAGTGGTTTGCTTAATTGGAGAGTAATAGATGGCACGTGAGGTGGAAAGCCCCTCTGTTTTGACTCAATCCTCATTTCAGATGCCCATTCCTCTCTTCTCGACACCATTCGGTATTGAAAATTAccaagttttaatatttatattggcTCTCTTTATAAACTCAGTATGTTTTGAATTTGTGTATGAGATTTTATGAAGCTTGAATCTGTGTTTTCCTTTCTATTTGAATTGGAAAATAATTTTCAACATGGCAAGCAACTTTGTTTAAAACTGTACTACTACAGGTGTGTACATGATGTAATtgtttcttcatttcctttgtgtcTTGTTCTTCAAATAGTTCTAAATATATGTGTTTACTTTCTTTACTTCAGTAGGTAGGatcatttataattttttttaattttctttttgttccTTTTTTGAGGATATGCTCTTGCTGCTCTTCTCTTATTACTTTGTGTATGTttcaatcataaaaatattgttttGTCTTTAAAAAAACTAGTATAAATGAAAGGAGACAAAAACGAAGTTGTTTGAAAAAACTAGTATAAATGAAAGGAGACAAAAACTAGTATAAATCTGGGTCTGTCTTC
The genomic region above belongs to Humulus lupulus chromosome 1, drHumLupu1.1, whole genome shotgun sequence and contains:
- the LOC133816360 gene encoding uncharacterized protein LOC133816360; the protein is MGATMKTLETQVEKLTNTMKNQMSISFPSGRENKSKVCNVIALRSGKELEVSSVEKENVEEISKKNENEEGKAKKDTLKKEPSMAIDEQFKMFLNIFKKIHIKISFVDALVNYAKFMKDVISKKRKLEDYEAVKLTEVCSAIIKRQLPEKLKELGSFTIPCVIGEIHIEKPMCDLGASINLMPLSIF